In the genome of Variibacter gotjawalensis, one region contains:
- a CDS encoding acyl-CoA dehydrogenase family protein encodes MDFQLTEEQQAIQDMARGFSRDEMMPHAAEWDENSTFPVETLRKAAALGFGGIYVKEDVGGSALTRLDAALIFEELAQGCTSTAAYISIHNMAAWMIDTYGSDDLRNRFLPKLCTMEHFASYCLTEPGAGSDAASLTTKARRDGGHYVLDGSKAFISGGGVSDVYVCMVRTGGPGPKGISCLVVEKGTPGLSFGAQERKLGWKSQPTSAVNFENCRVPVANLVGEEGQGFSIAMAGLDGGRLNIGACSIGGAQFCLDRTIAYMRERKQFGTRIADFQALRFRIADYATELDAARLMLWRAAISVNDKMPGATRQAAMAKRLATDVGFDAVNGCLQLHGGYGYLKDHPIERVLRDVRVHQILEGTNEIMRMIVSRDLMGN; translated from the coding sequence ATGGATTTTCAGCTTACCGAGGAGCAGCAGGCCATTCAGGACATGGCGCGGGGCTTTTCCCGCGACGAAATGATGCCTCATGCGGCCGAATGGGACGAAAACTCGACGTTTCCGGTCGAAACGCTGCGCAAAGCCGCCGCGCTCGGCTTCGGCGGCATTTACGTTAAGGAAGATGTCGGCGGTTCGGCGCTGACGCGACTCGATGCGGCGCTGATCTTCGAGGAACTGGCGCAGGGCTGCACGTCGACCGCCGCCTATATCTCGATCCACAACATGGCAGCGTGGATGATCGACACTTACGGCAGCGACGATCTGCGCAACCGCTTCCTGCCGAAGCTTTGCACGATGGAGCATTTTGCCAGCTATTGCCTGACGGAACCGGGCGCCGGCTCCGACGCCGCGAGCCTCACGACGAAGGCGCGGCGCGACGGCGGCCACTATGTGCTCGATGGGTCAAAGGCGTTCATCTCGGGCGGCGGCGTGTCGGATGTTTACGTCTGCATGGTGCGGACCGGCGGGCCGGGACCGAAGGGCATCTCATGCCTGGTGGTCGAGAAGGGTACGCCTGGGCTCTCGTTCGGCGCGCAGGAGCGCAAGCTTGGCTGGAAGTCGCAGCCGACGTCGGCGGTGAACTTCGAAAATTGCCGAGTGCCGGTCGCGAACCTCGTCGGTGAGGAGGGGCAGGGCTTCTCGATCGCGATGGCGGGGCTCGATGGTGGGCGTTTGAACATCGGCGCGTGTTCGATCGGTGGGGCGCAATTCTGCCTCGACCGCACGATCGCGTACATGCGCGAACGCAAGCAGTTCGGCACACGCATCGCGGACTTCCAGGCGCTGCGCTTTCGTATCGCGGACTATGCGACGGAACTCGACGCTGCGCGTTTGATGCTGTGGCGTGCGGCTATCTCGGTGAACGACAAGATGCCCGGTGCGACGCGGCAAGCCGCGATGGCAAAGCGGCTCGCGACCGACGTCGGCTTCGACGCGGTGAATGGCTGCCTGCAGCTGCATGGCGGCTACGGCTATCTGAAGGATCATCCGATCGAGCGCGTGCTGCGCGATGTGCGTGTGCATCAGATTCTCGAAGGCACCAACGAGATTATGCGGATGATCGTTAGCCGCGATCTGATGGGGAACTGA
- a CDS encoding arginyltransferase: protein MTQHSRDTPQFYLTAPSPCPYLPGQEERKVFTHLVGDKAAELNDLLTHGGFRRSQSIAYRPACENCRACTSVRVLTAEFTPTRSQRRVIDLNRDLVGEAKASAPTSEQYSAFRAYIDSRHRDGGMADMTVLDYAMMVEDSHVNTQLIEYRVRGMDTSVTGRGEGELIAAALTDRLSDGLSMVYSFYEPEHAARSLGTFMILDHIERAKAMGLPYVYLGYWVAGSRKMDYKRRFQPQERLHPDRWTRIDE from the coding sequence GTGACGCAACACTCCCGTGACACCCCGCAGTTCTATCTCACGGCGCCATCGCCGTGCCCCTATCTGCCGGGTCAGGAAGAGCGGAAGGTGTTCACCCATCTGGTCGGCGACAAGGCCGCCGAACTCAACGACCTCCTCACCCATGGCGGCTTCCGTCGCAGCCAGTCGATCGCCTATCGCCCCGCCTGCGAGAACTGTCGCGCCTGCACGTCTGTCCGCGTGCTGACCGCCGAATTCACGCCGACCCGCAGCCAGCGTCGCGTCATCGACCTCAACCGCGACCTCGTCGGCGAGGCGAAGGCCAGCGCACCGACCTCCGAGCAGTACTCGGCCTTCCGCGCCTACATCGATAGCCGTCACCGCGATGGCGGCATGGCGGACATGACCGTGCTCGATTACGCGATGATGGTCGAGGACAGCCACGTCAACACGCAGCTCATCGAATACCGCGTGCGCGGCATGGACACGTCGGTGACCGGGCGCGGCGAAGGCGAATTGATCGCAGCTGCGCTGACCGATCGTCTGAGCGACGGGCTATCGATGGTCTATTCTTTCTACGAGCCCGAACACGCCGCGCGCTCGCTCGGCACCTTCATGATCCTCGACCACATCGAGCGCGCGAAGGCGATGGGGCTGCCGTACGTCTATCTCGGCTACTGGGTGGCCGGTTCGCGCAAGATGGACTACAAGCGCCGCTTCCAGCCGCAGGAACGCCTGCACCCCGATCGCTGGACCCGCATCGACGAATAG
- a CDS encoding DMT family transporter, whose protein sequence is MTTIENRATARRAYLLCAIAAASWGGNAVCGRLAVGEISPMVLTSLRWLFVLACFGLFTPKQTFGEWRAIAPHWRFGLIMGFIGYTAFAASLYVGGHYTTAVNLALLQGSIPIFVFIGAFLLYGTRMDAVAIFGVLLTVIGVVIVTSKADLAILLGLRFNFGDVLIVAASACYAAYTLFLRKRPPLSPQAMFALLAFGAFVSSLPLVAIEIALGKAQWPFSWLALGITLFVGLFPSFVAQRSFIRGVELIGPGRAGLFVNLVPVFGALFSVAILGEAFGLYHAIALMLVVGGILIAERKAIFGRAT, encoded by the coding sequence GTGACGACCATCGAGAACCGGGCGACCGCGCGCCGAGCCTATCTCTTGTGCGCCATCGCGGCCGCTTCGTGGGGCGGCAATGCGGTCTGCGGACGTCTCGCGGTTGGCGAGATATCGCCGATGGTGCTGACGTCGCTACGCTGGCTGTTCGTGCTCGCGTGCTTTGGATTGTTCACGCCGAAGCAGACATTCGGCGAGTGGCGCGCGATCGCGCCGCATTGGCGCTTCGGCCTCATCATGGGCTTCATCGGATATACGGCGTTTGCGGCGTCGCTCTATGTCGGTGGCCATTACACGACCGCCGTCAATCTCGCGCTGCTGCAAGGCTCGATCCCGATCTTCGTCTTCATCGGGGCGTTCCTGCTTTACGGCACGCGGATGGACGCGGTCGCGATCTTCGGCGTCCTGCTCACCGTGATCGGCGTCGTGATAGTCACGTCGAAAGCTGATCTCGCGATTTTGCTTGGGCTGCGCTTCAATTTCGGCGACGTGCTGATCGTTGCGGCGTCCGCCTGCTATGCGGCCTACACGCTGTTTTTGCGCAAGCGTCCGCCGCTCTCGCCGCAGGCGATGTTCGCGCTGCTCGCGTTCGGCGCATTCGTCTCGTCGCTTCCGCTTGTCGCAATCGAGATTGCCCTCGGCAAGGCGCAGTGGCCGTTCTCGTGGCTTGCGCTCGGCATCACGCTTTTCGTCGGGCTGTTCCCGTCATTTGTCGCGCAGCGCAGCTTCATCCGTGGCGTCGAGCTCATCGGACCAGGTCGGGCAGGGCTGTTCGTCAATCTGGTGCCGGTGTTCGGCGCGCTGTTCTCTGTCGCGATCCTCGGCGAGGCGTTCGGCCTCTACCACGCGATCGCGCTCATGCTCGTCGTCGGCGGCATTCTGATCGCGGAGCGTAAGGCGATCTTCGGCCGCGCGACATAA
- a CDS encoding TMEM143 family protein: MTDAVEQASWEAITDTRDHFLPIRKSELLDALLDDKELVPAADKTAVMQLNRLLGAIFHFEYFARLDAVRDAYYAVDPEYIGETQMAPDVFERNYRQFTDAFISLLTGANFVQISQEEIGKSYHTQSAVKFEVDTPVEDFYEFRFFRRGQRLETLERRSWYGLRKREVDIDVYDNVVLLAAIKPYGSLDSDKQRERLERLNMVPGSVIIKCFRNIASADINILLPNARITMTWLDRIILGVPALVGGVPIVLKLVSSLTVLFVVIGFYLGLIASVGDEDVKTALAALGALVGLGGFFIRQWVRYERQSLRYLKQITENFFFRSINHNAGFFDYILGAAEDQDHKEALVTYLVARCHPGIRADDLKVEIENWVKERFPVVVKFEVADALSKLQRLGLARVDQGRITCVHLNDAASRLATVWHRFFPAGAPAAIDGV; the protein is encoded by the coding sequence ATGACGGACGCGGTCGAGCAGGCGAGTTGGGAGGCGATCACCGACACGCGGGATCACTTCCTGCCGATCCGCAAATCGGAATTGCTGGACGCATTGCTGGACGACAAGGAGCTGGTGCCGGCAGCCGACAAGACCGCGGTGATGCAGCTCAACCGGCTGCTCGGAGCGATCTTCCACTTCGAGTATTTCGCGCGGCTCGATGCGGTGCGCGATGCCTACTACGCGGTCGATCCGGAATACATCGGCGAGACGCAGATGGCGCCGGATGTGTTCGAGCGAAACTATCGGCAATTCACCGACGCGTTCATTTCGCTGCTCACCGGCGCGAATTTCGTCCAGATATCACAGGAAGAGATCGGCAAGTCTTATCACACGCAATCGGCCGTGAAGTTCGAGGTCGATACGCCGGTTGAGGACTTTTACGAGTTTCGCTTTTTCCGTCGCGGGCAGCGTTTGGAGACGCTCGAGCGCCGCTCCTGGTATGGCTTGCGCAAGCGCGAAGTCGATATTGACGTCTACGACAACGTCGTTCTGCTCGCGGCGATCAAGCCCTACGGTTCGCTTGACTCCGACAAGCAGCGCGAGCGGCTTGAGCGGCTCAACATGGTGCCGGGTTCGGTCATCATCAAATGCTTCCGCAATATCGCGAGCGCGGACATCAACATCCTGCTGCCGAATGCGCGCATCACGATGACGTGGCTCGATCGCATCATTCTCGGCGTGCCGGCGCTGGTCGGCGGCGTGCCGATCGTCTTGAAGCTGGTGTCGTCGCTCACGGTGCTGTTTGTTGTGATCGGGTTTTATCTCGGGCTCATCGCCAGCGTCGGCGATGAGGACGTAAAGACCGCGCTCGCGGCGCTCGGCGCGCTGGTCGGGCTGGGCGGATTCTTCATTCGGCAATGGGTGCGCTACGAGCGCCAGTCTTTGCGGTACCTCAAGCAGATCACCGAGAACTTCTTCTTCCGCAGCATCAATCACAATGCGGGATTCTTCGATTACATCCTGGGCGCGGCCGAGGATCAGGACCACAAGGAAGCGCTGGTGACGTATCTCGTCGCGCGCTGCCATCCAGGTATCCGCGCTGACGATCTGAAGGTCGAGATCGAGAATTGGGTCAAGGAGCGCTTCCCGGTCGTGGTGAAATTCGAGGTCGCGGATGCGCTGAGCAAGCTGCAGCGGCTCGGTCTCGCGCGCGTTGATCAAGGCCGCATCACATGCGTCCACTTGAACGACGCCGCGAGCCGTCTCGCCACCGTATGGCACCGTTTCTTTCCGGCCGGGGCTCCGGCAGCGATCGACGGCGTCTAG
- a CDS encoding RDD family protein, producing the protein MSQTQYQQIGVSADPRPHVYDPVTQPEYFEGVRTRRMVAWLIDVVIVAFLTVLAFVALFFFGLLTLGLGWTLYLIFPAISTVIAVFYYGLCYTGPKSATLGMRSVDLEMRTWYGGPVYFLLGAVHAVLYWISVSVLTPAILLVALLNPRKRTLHDMLLGTIVVNDEQRALALRRPVITPPPVRA; encoded by the coding sequence ATGTCCCAGACGCAGTACCAGCAGATCGGTGTTTCGGCGGACCCGCGTCCGCACGTTTACGACCCGGTTACGCAACCGGAATACTTCGAAGGCGTCCGAACACGCCGTATGGTTGCGTGGCTGATCGACGTGGTGATCGTAGCCTTCTTGACGGTTCTCGCGTTTGTCGCGCTGTTCTTCTTCGGCCTCCTCACACTCGGCCTCGGCTGGACGCTGTATCTCATCTTCCCCGCCATCAGCACGGTGATTGCCGTTTTCTACTACGGGCTTTGCTATACGGGCCCGAAGTCGGCGACGCTCGGCATGCGCTCGGTGGATCTCGAAATGCGCACGTGGTACGGCGGCCCGGTTTACTTCCTGCTCGGTGCCGTCCACGCGGTGCTCTACTGGATTTCCGTCTCGGTGCTGACGCCAGCGATCTTGCTTGTCGCGCTGCTCAACCCGCGCAAACGAACCCTGCACGACATGCTGCTCGGCACAATCGTCGTCAACGACGAGCAGCGCGCCCTGGCGCTGCGGCGCCCGGTCATCACCCCGCCGCCCGTCCGCGCTTAA
- a CDS encoding cyclase family protein: MPRRFVDISVALKAGIASDPPDMLPKIEYVDHAMSAPGMAAYMGIETSELPDGGVYAAVERVAISTHNGTHLDAPYHYFPTMNHAVKEGGEPAWRIDEVPLEWCFNPAVKLDFRHMEDGYVATPGDIEAELKRIGHSLKPLEIVVVNTRAAERYGHDDYINAGCGIGKAATLWMLERGVRLVGTDGWSWDAPFSFTKKRVSDTGNTSLIWEGHRAGREIGYSHLEKLTNLDKLPADGFEIVCFPVKVHRGSAGWTRAVAILPE; encoded by the coding sequence ATGCCGCGCCGCTTCGTCGATATCTCGGTTGCGCTGAAAGCCGGCATCGCCAGCGATCCGCCCGACATGCTGCCGAAGATCGAGTATGTCGATCATGCGATGAGCGCTCCCGGCATGGCGGCGTATATGGGCATCGAGACATCCGAGTTGCCGGATGGCGGCGTCTACGCTGCGGTCGAGCGCGTCGCGATCTCGACACATAACGGCACGCACTTGGATGCGCCGTATCATTATTTCCCAACGATGAACCACGCGGTGAAGGAGGGCGGTGAGCCGGCGTGGCGGATTGACGAAGTGCCGCTCGAATGGTGCTTCAACCCGGCCGTAAAGCTCGACTTCCGGCACATGGAGGACGGCTACGTCGCGACACCCGGCGACATTGAGGCCGAACTCAAGCGCATCGGGCACTCGCTGAAGCCGCTCGAGATTGTCGTCGTCAACACGCGCGCGGCCGAGCGCTACGGGCACGACGACTACATCAACGCGGGCTGCGGGATCGGCAAAGCCGCGACGCTATGGATGCTGGAGCGCGGCGTGCGTCTCGTCGGCACCGACGGCTGGAGCTGGGACGCGCCGTTCTCGTTCACAAAAAAGCGCGTCAGCGATACCGGCAACACCTCGCTGATCTGGGAGGGCCATCGGGCCGGGCGCGAGATCGGCTACTCGCATCTCGAGAAGCTGACCAATCTCGACAAGCTGCCGGCTGACGGCTTCGAGATCGTGTGCTTCCCAGTGAAGGTGCATCGCGGCTCGGCCGGTTGGACGCGAGCGGTAGCGATTTTGCCGGAATAG
- a CDS encoding Flp family type IVb pilin, which translates to MRAQIKKFLKDESGATAIEYGLIAALISVVIIGVLGIIGTRLNVKFGSVAASLN; encoded by the coding sequence ATGAGAGCGCAAATCAAGAAGTTTCTGAAGGACGAGTCCGGTGCTACGGCGATCGAATACGGTCTGATTGCAGCGTTGATTTCGGTTGTGATCATCGGAGTTCTGGGGATCATCGGCACGCGACTGAATGTCAAGTTTGGGTCTGTAGCCGCCTCGCTCAACTAA
- a CDS encoding HU family DNA-binding protein — MAAAAAKSATPATVTLKHLAAKLAEQHELSKKAAEAILADEISLIVKHLKKGDRIRIGGLGILQVRKRAARMGRNPATGEQIKIKASKKVAFRASKELKESI; from the coding sequence ATGGCAGCAGCAGCAGCAAAGTCGGCGACCCCGGCAACCGTCACGCTTAAGCACCTGGCAGCGAAACTCGCTGAGCAGCACGAACTGTCGAAGAAGGCCGCGGAGGCCATCCTCGCCGACGAAATCAGCCTGATCGTCAAGCACCTCAAGAAGGGCGACCGGATCCGCATCGGCGGTCTTGGCATCCTCCAGGTCCGCAAGCGCGCCGCCCGCATGGGCCGCAACCCGGCGACCGGCGAACAGATCAAGATCAAGGCTTCCAAAAAGGTCGCGTTCCGCGCCTCCAAGGAACTCAAAGAGTCGATCTAA
- the hemB gene encoding porphobilinogen synthase, with protein sequence MAIKFGRPIENRTRFVPVEAEATKPTRLDLTTRPRRNRQTEWARRLVRENVLTTDDLIWPLFVAEGTKGRAPVASMPGVDRLSVDEAVREAERAVKLDIPCLALFPYTNPSLRDADGSEALNPENLVCRAVRAIKQEFPLIGILCDVALDPYTSHGHDGLMRDETILNDETVEVLVKQTLVQAEAGCDIIAPSDMMDGRVGAIRKALDESDHGGVQIMAYAAKYASAFYGPFRDAVGSSGTLRGDKRTYQMDPANTDEAIREVELDLAEGADMVMVKPGMPYLDIVRRVKDTFGVPTFAYQVSGEYAMIMAAANNGWLDGEKAMLESLLAFKRAGADGILTYFAARVAEKLKQR encoded by the coding sequence ATGGCCATCAAATTCGGCCGCCCGATCGAGAACCGTACGCGCTTCGTTCCCGTCGAAGCCGAAGCCACGAAGCCGACGCGGCTCGACCTGACGACGCGCCCGCGGCGCAACCGACAAACTGAATGGGCGCGCCGCCTCGTCCGCGAGAACGTGCTGACCACAGACGATCTCATCTGGCCGCTGTTCGTTGCCGAGGGCACCAAAGGCCGCGCACCGGTTGCCTCGATGCCGGGCGTCGACCGTCTCTCCGTCGACGAAGCCGTCCGGGAAGCCGAGCGCGCCGTGAAGCTCGATATTCCGTGCCTCGCGCTATTCCCTTACACCAATCCCTCGCTGCGCGATGCCGACGGCAGCGAAGCCCTCAATCCGGAAAACCTGGTCTGCCGCGCGGTCCGCGCCATCAAGCAGGAATTCCCGCTGATCGGCATCCTGTGCGATGTCGCGCTCGATCCTTACACCAGCCACGGCCACGACGGCCTGATGCGCGACGAAACGATCCTCAACGACGAGACCGTCGAAGTCTTGGTCAAGCAAACGCTCGTCCAGGCCGAAGCCGGCTGCGACATCATCGCGCCGTCCGACATGATGGACGGCCGCGTCGGCGCGATCCGCAAAGCGCTCGATGAGTCCGACCACGGCGGCGTGCAGATCATGGCCTATGCGGCGAAATACGCATCCGCCTTCTACGGGCCTTTCCGCGACGCAGTCGGCTCGTCAGGCACGCTCAGGGGCGACAAGCGCACGTACCAGATGGACCCGGCCAACACCGACGAGGCGATCCGCGAAGTCGAACTCGACCTCGCCGAGGGCGCCGACATGGTGATGGTGAAGCCGGGCATGCCGTATCTCGACATCGTGCGCCGCGTTAAGGACACGTTCGGTGTGCCGACCTTCGCGTACCAAGTCTCCGGCGAATACGCGATGATCATGGCGGCCGCGAATAACGGCTGGCTCGACGGCGAAAAGGCGATGCTCGAGAGCCTGCTCGCCTTCAAGCGCGCGGGCGCCGACGGCATCCTCACCTACTTCGCGGCACGCGTCGCCGAAAAGCTCAAGCAGCGCTGA
- a CDS encoding CaiB/BaiF CoA transferase family protein: MHSFQPDAQGPLKGIRVLDLSRLVAGNMLSLQLADFGAEVIKIEDPKKGDPLRDWRVEGLSVHWKVYARNKKSVTLNLRDAQARDLLMRLVDTAQVFIENYRPGTLEKMGFGPNVLHARNPKLIIVRVTGWGQDGPYKDRPGFGTLVEGVSTFAAKNGFPDRPPVLPPLALADMIAGLYGTSAVLNALRSIEVGGGKGQVIDLPLLDPIYSLLGPEAAIYQLTGEVRPRTGSRSATAGPRNVFETKDGRFIAISASIQGMVERLFRAVGRPDMITDPRFRTNADRVKNAEEAEAPIREFILERTLDDALAVFERAEVTAAPVYDIDQFVADPHVKARGILMDYPDEEMGSVPMHAVVPRLSETPGAIRHAAPSLGEHNAELLGELGLDAVAVEDCRKRGVI; encoded by the coding sequence TTGCATTCCTTCCAACCTGACGCGCAGGGGCCTCTCAAGGGCATCCGCGTTCTCGACCTATCCCGGCTCGTCGCCGGCAATATGCTGAGCCTGCAGCTTGCGGATTTCGGCGCCGAAGTCATCAAGATCGAAGACCCAAAGAAGGGCGATCCGCTGCGCGACTGGCGCGTCGAGGGGCTCAGCGTTCATTGGAAAGTCTACGCGCGCAACAAGAAAAGCGTGACGCTGAACCTGCGCGACGCGCAGGCGCGCGATCTGCTCATGCGGCTCGTCGATACGGCGCAAGTCTTCATCGAGAATTATCGGCCGGGCACCCTCGAGAAAATGGGTTTCGGGCCGAATGTGCTGCACGCCCGCAATCCGAAACTGATCATCGTCCGCGTGACCGGGTGGGGGCAGGATGGCCCTTACAAAGACCGCCCAGGTTTCGGCACGCTGGTCGAGGGTGTGTCGACCTTCGCGGCCAAGAACGGCTTCCCGGATCGGCCGCCGGTGCTGCCGCCGCTCGCGCTCGCCGATATGATCGCGGGACTTTACGGCACATCCGCTGTGCTCAATGCGCTGCGCTCGATCGAGGTCGGCGGCGGCAAAGGGCAGGTGATCGATCTGCCGCTGCTCGACCCGATCTATTCCCTCCTCGGCCCGGAAGCCGCGATCTATCAGCTGACCGGCGAAGTTAGGCCGCGCACCGGAAGCCGCTCCGCGACCGCCGGCCCACGCAATGTGTTCGAGACGAAGGATGGCCGCTTCATCGCGATCTCGGCCTCGATCCAAGGGATGGTCGAGCGGTTGTTCCGCGCCGTCGGGCGGCCCGACATGATCACCGACCCGCGATTCCGCACCAACGCCGACCGCGTGAAAAATGCCGAGGAAGCTGAAGCACCGATCCGCGAATTCATTCTGGAGCGGACGCTCGACGATGCGCTCGCGGTGTTCGAGCGCGCCGAGGTGACGGCGGCACCCGTTTACGACATCGATCAGTTCGTGGCCGATCCGCACGTGAAGGCGCGCGGGATCCTGATGGACTACCCCGATGAAGAGATGGGCTCGGTGCCGATGCATGCCGTGGTGCCGCGTCTCTCCGAGACACCCGGTGCGATCCGCCATGCAGCGCCGTCGCTTGGCGAGCATAACGCGGAATTGCTCGGCGAGCTTGGGCTCGACGCCGTTGCGGTCGAGGATTGCCGGAAGCGCGGAGTGATCTGA
- a CDS encoding threonine ammonia-lyase, whose product MSVSFKDIQAARQVLDGQVLRTPMLPAQRLSALTGAEVFVKYENLQPTNAFKERGALNKLSSLTSEQAKLGVIAMSAGNHAQGVAYHAKRLGIPAMIVMPVTTPHVKVESTRAFGANVVLHGETVEQSFARANELAAEKKLTFVHPFDDPLVIAGQGTIAVEMLEDCPELDTLIVPVGGGGMISGMAIAAKAIKPDIDIVGAEAELYPSFHNALRGGNLPIGGPTLAEGIAVKDAGKLTLPIVRDLVSEIILVDEVQLERAVNAFLTLQKTIAEGAGAAGLAAMLARPERFRGKKVGLVLCGGNIDPRLLASVVLRDLERSDRIVAFRFTIPDRPGVLGLISTTLGELGANVLEVEHKRRLLDVPAKGTRLDITVEVRDRAHAEMVFERLNSQGHMKVEMITSEMID is encoded by the coding sequence ATGAGCGTTTCTTTCAAGGATATTCAGGCGGCCCGTCAGGTTCTCGACGGACAGGTGCTGCGCACGCCGATGCTGCCGGCGCAGCGCTTATCGGCGCTGACCGGCGCGGAAGTGTTTGTCAAATACGAGAACCTGCAGCCAACCAACGCGTTCAAAGAGCGCGGCGCACTCAATAAGCTCTCGTCGCTGACGTCCGAACAAGCGAAGCTCGGTGTGATCGCGATGTCGGCCGGCAACCACGCGCAGGGCGTCGCCTATCACGCGAAGCGGCTGGGCATTCCGGCGATGATCGTAATGCCGGTGACGACGCCGCATGTGAAGGTGGAGTCGACGCGCGCGTTTGGCGCCAACGTTGTGCTCCACGGCGAGACGGTCGAGCAATCCTTTGCGCGGGCGAATGAGCTTGCAGCCGAGAAGAAACTCACCTTCGTGCATCCGTTCGACGACCCGCTCGTGATCGCCGGTCAGGGAACGATCGCGGTCGAGATGCTGGAGGATTGTCCGGAGCTCGATACGCTGATCGTGCCGGTCGGCGGCGGCGGTATGATCTCCGGCATGGCGATCGCGGCCAAGGCGATCAAGCCGGACATCGACATCGTCGGTGCGGAAGCCGAACTCTATCCGTCGTTTCACAATGCGCTGCGCGGTGGCAATCTGCCGATCGGCGGACCGACGCTCGCCGAGGGCATCGCGGTGAAGGACGCCGGCAAACTGACGCTGCCGATCGTGCGCGATCTCGTCTCCGAGATCATTCTGGTCGACGAGGTGCAGCTCGAGCGTGCCGTCAACGCTTTCCTGACCTTGCAAAAGACGATCGCGGAAGGCGCGGGTGCGGCAGGGCTTGCCGCCATGCTGGCGCGGCCGGAGCGCTTCCGCGGCAAGAAGGTCGGGCTCGTGCTGTGCGGCGGCAACATCGATCCGCGCTTGCTGGCGTCGGTCGTGTTGCGTGATCTCGAGCGCAGCGATCGCATCGTCGCATTCCGTTTCACGATCCCGGACCGGCCGGGCGTGCTCGGCCTCATCTCGACAACGCTCGGCGAGCTTGGCGCGAACGTGCTCGAGGTCGAGCACAAGCGGCGTCTGCTTGATGTGCCGGCGAAGGGCACGCGACTCGACATCACGGTCGAGGTGCGCGATCGCGCCCACGCCGAAATGGTGTTCGAGCGGCTCAATTCGCAGGGGCACATGAAAGTCGAGATGATCACCAGCGAGATGATCGACTGA
- a CDS encoding HpcH/HpaI aldolase/citrate lyase family protein codes for MKANLPVWRSLLYVPANVKKFIDGAAKRGADAIILDLEDAVPAAERPGARKALRETAQTVAAQGADIVVRINRPWRQAVLDLEAAVWPEVQALALTKIDSADHVRLIDEVVTELEVERGIAPGTIVFSVMIETAAAWFKMAEIAASSPRNVAMVLGGEDFALDVGMLPTPEAYFLPKQTLAIAARASGIMPLGFIGTVADYKDLDGFKDTVIRSRGLGFMGASVVHPAQIPILNEHFGPSAAEVVSAEKIVAAYEAATAAGRGSIAVDGKMIDVPVVIRAEALLARHRAIQSRIQRAPKV; via the coding sequence ATGAAAGCGAATTTGCCGGTGTGGCGCTCGCTCTTGTATGTGCCCGCCAACGTGAAGAAGTTTATCGACGGCGCGGCGAAGCGCGGCGCGGACGCGATCATTCTCGATCTCGAAGATGCGGTGCCAGCGGCTGAGCGTCCAGGCGCGCGGAAGGCTTTGCGTGAGACCGCGCAAACGGTCGCGGCGCAGGGCGCCGATATCGTCGTGCGCATCAATCGGCCGTGGCGGCAAGCCGTGCTCGATCTCGAAGCCGCCGTGTGGCCGGAGGTGCAGGCGCTGGCGCTGACGAAGATCGACAGCGCTGATCATGTAAGGCTGATCGATGAGGTTGTGACCGAACTCGAAGTCGAGCGCGGCATCGCGCCAGGCACGATTGTGTTCAGCGTGATGATCGAGACGGCGGCGGCTTGGTTCAAGATGGCGGAAATAGCGGCGTCTTCGCCGCGCAACGTCGCGATGGTTTTGGGCGGCGAAGATTTCGCACTCGATGTCGGGATGCTGCCGACGCCGGAGGCATATTTCCTACCGAAGCAGACGCTGGCGATTGCTGCACGCGCGTCCGGGATCATGCCGCTCGGCTTCATCGGCACGGTTGCGGACTACAAGGATCTCGATGGCTTCAAAGATACGGTGATCCGCTCGCGCGGGCTCGGGTTCATGGGCGCGTCGGTGGTCCATCCCGCGCAGATTCCGATCCTCAACGAACACTTCGGACCGAGCGCCGCAGAGGTCGTATCGGCCGAGAAGATCGTTGCGGCTTACGAGGCGGCGACGGCGGCGGGTCGCGGATCGATCGCCGTTGACGGCAAGATGATCGACGTGCCGGTGGTGATCCGCGCCGAAGCCTTGCTGGCGCGCCATCGTGCGATCCAGTCGCGCATTCAGCGCGCGCCGAAAGTCTGA